A segment of the Lolium perenne isolate Kyuss_39 chromosome 3, Kyuss_2.0, whole genome shotgun sequence genome:
TTTGAAGCTTTCGATTCCATCTTGTCTGAAACGCTACTGTATATATTTTGCTGCCTTGTCTGTTGTTTCTTCTGACGGGTGGCGTGCGCTGTGCTGTGTTGCAGGGTCACCTTCTGGAGGATTATCAAGATGAAGTCGACGCAGGATTTCTCCGGCGTGCCGTACAACGTGGCGCTGCTCAACTGCCTCCTATTGGCATGGTAACTAACACTAAAGCTTCAGCCTTGCTCGCTCAGCTGCCTACTAGCAGCAACACAGCATTCCTCTCGCATGACTACCATATTAGTATGCTGAATCTTGTTTGTTTCAATACTTATGTTTCCAGACATGCACGGCAGCTTAAATTTGGTGCATGCTTGCTTGCAACTTGCACGGCATCACAGGTCACTAGGATTTGATTTGCTCTGGAGATTCTGTGTCAAACATGGGGAaactctcatttgcaactagttgcacccgCAACCCATTTTTTTTgtgacacttccaagtttccaaaaatgcaaactaaaattctagacaaacattgtgttgtatcttgtgcatctgtgaagtttcatccaaaaatttCTAGAAAGATAGACTGCCAGCCCAGGACCCAGTTGCCCGCGCCGTGGACGGTGACCTATAGTGCTACAGAACGTTTGTGTGTCACGGTTCGTTAGTTTAGCCTGTCATTCTGGCAAGGACCAAATGGTGCTACAGAACACACTTGCAGAAGAGCATGCTCGTCAACTTAATTTAATTGTAGTAGCTTTTCTTGCACCACACTGAGGATTTGTGAGAGTGAAATTGTTAATGAATCGATTGGATGCACCGCACTGATGCATGATAAAAATTACTGTGTCTGAATGGTTTGGGCTGCAGGTACGGTCTGCCGTTCGTGTCCCCGAACAACATCCTGCTGTCGACCATCAACGTGACTGGGTCGGTGATCGAGGCCATCTACGTGGTGATCTTCCTCATCTTCGCGGAGCGCAGGTCCAGGCTCCGGCTGCTGGGCCTACTGGGCGGCGTCGTCGCCATCTTCACCACGGTGGTGCTGGTCTCCCTGCTGGCGCTCCACGGCAACGGCCGCGACGTCTTCTGCGGCGTCGCCGGAACCGTCTCCTGCATCTGCATGTACGCCGCGCCTCTTTCCGTCATGGTACGTGCCTGCGCAGTCGATCGAACCTGGATGAATTCATACTAGTTTCAAGCCTTCAATCCATTCCATGCACTGAATCTGTTGTATgtttgtgcgtgcgtgcgtgcagaGGCTGGTGATCAAGACCAAGAGCGTGGAGTTCATGCCGCTCCTGTTGTCCCTCTCCGTCTTCCTCTGCGGCACCTCCTGGTTCATCTACGGCCTGCTCGGCCTCGACCCGTTCATCTACGTACGTGCGACtactttttttttttcctttataACTGGGACGGGGTCGGGGTTCATGTTCATCAAAGAGAAGCTCACATGCGTTTTCCTTTACGCGCGCGCGTGCAGATCCCCAACGGGTGCGGCTGCTTCCTGGGCATGGTGCAGCTCATCCTCTACGCCATGTACCGGAAAAACAAGGGCCCCGCTACCGCGCTGGCGGGCAAGGGTGATCCCGCCGCAGTAGTCGAAGTGGAAGGCGCCAAGAAGGCCGCTGCCCCGGTGGAGGTGgccgaggacaagatcaaggtcgacaacatcgtcgctgtcgacaagtcGGCCGTCAAGGGAGAGCCTTCCGCCGCAGGAGAGGAGGTGGAGGACGCCAAGAAGGCCGCCGCCGAGGTCAAGATCAAGGTCGACGacatcgtcgctgtcgacaagtcGGCCGTCAAGGGAAAGTCTTCCGCCGCAGGAGAGCAGGTGGGAGGACACCAATAAGGCCGCCGCCGCGGTGGAGATGGCCGATGTCAAGATCAAGGTCGTCGTAGACGAGTCGGCCGTCAAGGGAGAAGACGCCAAGAAGGTCGCCACCGCGGTGGAGATGGCCGAGGCTAAGATCAAGGTCGCCGGCACCGTGGCCGTGGACGAGCCGGCCGTCGCGGCCCAGGTGTAGGCGTCGCGGAAGCAATGGATGATGGAGTAACCCTGCCGCACCTCTAGCTGTTAGTTTCTCCAGTTTGATCCAGGTTTCAATTATCTGAATAATTGGCCGAGGAGTGTGTACCTGTCCACACCTCGGTTTAGCGGtagattagagcatctccagctgcgtcccccaaagcgtcccctaaAGGGATTTGTGGCGCGTCGGAcagaaaaaccgttccagccgtgttccccaagcccatttttgtccggcgcacccccatacggtgtccggcgcc
Coding sequences within it:
- the LOC127345191 gene encoding bidirectional sugar transporter SWEET1a isoform X3, which gives rise to MEHVARFFFGVSGNVIALFLFLSPMVTFWRIIKMKSTQDFSGVPYNVALLNCLLLAWYGLPFVSPNNILLSTINVTGSVIEAIYVVIFLIFAERRSRLRLLGLLGGVVAIFTTVVLVSLLALHGNGRDVFCGVAGTVSCICMYAAPLSVMRLVIKTKSVEFMPLLLSLSVFLCGTSWFIYGLLGLDPFIYIPNGCGCFLGMVQLILYAMYRKNKGPATALAGKGDPAAVVEVEGAKKAAAPVEMAEAKIKVAGTVAVDEPAVAAQV
- the LOC127345191 gene encoding bidirectional sugar transporter SWEET1a isoform X1 codes for the protein MEHVARFFFGVSGNVIALFLFLSPMVTFWRIIKMKSTQDFSGVPYNVALLNCLLLAWYGLPFVSPNNILLSTINVTGSVIEAIYVVIFLIFAERRSRLRLLGLLGGVVAIFTTVVLVSLLALHGNGRDVFCGVAGTVSCICMYAAPLSVMRLVIKTKSVEFMPLLLSLSVFLCGTSWFIYGLLGLDPFIYIPNGCGCFLGMVQLILYAMYRKNKGPATALAGKGDPAAVVEVEGAKKAAAPVEVAEDKIKVDNIVAVDKSAVKGEPSAAGEEVEDAKKAAAEVKIKVDDIVAVDKSAVKGKSSAAGEQVGGHQ
- the LOC127345191 gene encoding bidirectional sugar transporter SWEET1a isoform X2; this encodes MEHVARFFFGVSGNVIALFLFLSPMVTFWRIIKMKSTQDFSGVPYNVALLNCLLLAWYGLPFVSPNNILLSTINVTGSVIEAIYVVIFLIFAERRSRLRLLGLLGGVVAIFTTVVLVSLLALHGNGRDVFCGVAGTVSCICMYAAPLSVMRLVIKTKSVEFMPLLLSLSVFLCGTSWFIYGLLGLDPFIYIPNGCGCFLGMVQLILYAMYRKNKGPATALAGKGDPAAVSAVKGEDAKKVATAVEMAEAKIKVAGTVAVDEPAVAAQV